A region from the Citrobacter telavivensis genome encodes:
- a CDS encoding autotransporter outer membrane beta-barrel domain-containing protein: MSAQEGAGTHRTGIALHNGELDFDGGRFEVYVDGAPGSHSIDGRNGITIAAGSKMNVKADSIHIETNQMAIGVTGSTGSSRPAAPYGVLNEVNFEADSIYLKGSQGIISMLNDNLGSHTRFTFSGRTVIEAIANTGPWAFPGDYVGGHIIAGNATDFEFNGDVTLTGEDLTSLGTSPGHELKGVTLVNRSKLVANDDFNLRSNGGHQNTGLRILESQAQFKGQTHISLSNGIESATGIHIDGQPGMTTHAEFQDDLTISTAGSHAAKITGIEVLSAGTADIQKGLFINDNPSIDWSLFSTGADSRIDANSSGSGTVQVEGNIGAADSGTLEMTLNNANSWLKAASYTARDTARVGILNMNISNGAVWEVTGNSYVTNLLLQGGRVNMLAPGSSGAFKTLTVEGNYSGGGTLTMNTALGSDNSATDKLIVEGNTSGHTLVAINNIGGMGAQTVEGIEIVNVAGTSDGTFEKESRIVAGAYDYDVVRRGSNWYLSSTVDPVDPVDPNDPTDPGAPASPETPQLPVHPGGSSQIRPEFGSYLANNLAANTLFISRLHDRPGETQYTDVLTGEKKTTSMWIRNVGIHTRFHDSSEQLKTQSNNYVLQMGGDLAQWSSDGLDRWHLGLMAGYANSRSRTTSTLNNHNSRGKVDGYSVGLYGTWYENELDKSGGYVDTWMLYNWFDNTVDGQYQASEAYKSKGITAAVEAGYSLKVGESQQLTYWIQPKAQVVWMDVQADDHRERYGTQVKVDSTGNLMTSLGARAYFNRKPTGEEDRMAGIQPFVEANWIHNSHSPRVTMGEVQNDVQGVKDLAELKVGVEGQLTSRLTVWGNVSGQMGSDSYRNAQGMVGVKYHW, translated from the coding sequence ATGTCTGCGCAAGAGGGGGCCGGAACCCATCGCACGGGCATTGCTCTTCATAATGGTGAACTGGATTTTGATGGTGGTCGGTTTGAGGTTTACGTAGATGGTGCGCCTGGAAGTCATTCTATCGACGGACGCAACGGAATAACCATCGCTGCAGGGAGTAAGATGAATGTTAAGGCTGACAGCATTCATATTGAAACGAATCAAATGGCTATTGGGGTAACGGGGAGCACTGGCTCGAGTCGTCCGGCCGCTCCCTATGGTGTTTTAAATGAAGTGAACTTCGAGGCAGATTCCATTTATCTGAAAGGTTCTCAGGGAATTATTTCCATGTTGAACGACAACCTCGGAAGCCACACCCGTTTCACGTTCAGCGGCAGGACGGTTATAGAGGCCATCGCCAATACAGGCCCATGGGCTTTTCCCGGTGATTATGTGGGCGGGCACATTATTGCGGGCAACGCGACAGACTTTGAATTCAATGGCGACGTGACATTGACGGGGGAAGATCTGACGTCACTTGGCACAAGCCCTGGGCATGAACTCAAAGGCGTTACGCTTGTTAATAGATCAAAACTCGTCGCTAATGATGATTTCAATCTCCGGAGCAACGGTGGTCATCAGAACACGGGTTTACGGATACTGGAAAGTCAGGCCCAGTTCAAAGGGCAAACACACATCTCCCTGTCAAATGGTATCGAATCGGCTACCGGGATCCACATTGATGGTCAACCCGGAATGACCACTCACGCTGAATTTCAGGATGACCTGACAATTTCAACTGCGGGTTCTCATGCGGCTAAAATTACCGGGATTGAAGTGCTCTCTGCGGGCACAGCAGATATCCAGAAAGGGTTGTTTATTAATGATAACCCGTCAATTGACTGGTCTCTTTTTTCAACGGGCGCCGACAGCCGGATCGATGCAAACTCATCGGGATCCGGGACCGTACAGGTTGAAGGTAATATTGGCGCGGCTGACAGCGGCACGCTGGAGATGACACTCAACAATGCAAACTCGTGGTTAAAGGCTGCCAGTTATACCGCACGTGATACGGCCAGGGTTGGCATCCTGAACATGAATATCTCCAACGGTGCGGTGTGGGAGGTGACCGGTAATTCGTACGTCACGAATCTGCTGTTGCAGGGAGGGCGCGTTAATATGCTTGCGCCGGGCAGTTCTGGCGCGTTTAAGACATTGACCGTCGAAGGCAATTATAGCGGCGGTGGAACCCTGACAATGAACACGGCGCTCGGAAGTGATAACTCAGCGACGGACAAACTCATCGTCGAGGGAAATACTTCCGGCCATACCCTGGTGGCAATCAACAATATCGGCGGTATGGGCGCGCAGACGGTTGAAGGGATTGAAATTGTCAATGTTGCAGGAACCTCCGACGGAACTTTCGAAAAAGAGAGCCGTATTGTCGCCGGGGCGTACGATTATGATGTGGTCAGGCGCGGCAGCAACTGGTATTTAAGCAGCACAGTGGATCCCGTTGACCCGGTTGACCCGAACGATCCTACTGACCCGGGTGCGCCTGCTTCGCCAGAAACCCCGCAACTACCGGTACACCCGGGAGGCTCATCACAGATTCGCCCGGAATTCGGCAGCTATCTGGCAAACAACCTGGCTGCAAATACCTTGTTCATCTCGCGACTGCACGATCGTCCTGGCGAAACGCAGTATACCGATGTGCTAACCGGTGAGAAAAAAACCACCAGCATGTGGATACGTAACGTGGGGATCCATACACGGTTTCACGACAGCAGCGAACAGTTAAAAACCCAGAGTAATAACTATGTGCTGCAGATGGGGGGCGATCTGGCGCAGTGGAGTTCGGATGGTCTGGACCGCTGGCATCTTGGGCTCATGGCGGGCTATGCCAACAGCCGTAGCCGCACCACGTCGACGTTAAATAACCATAATTCCCGTGGTAAGGTCGACGGCTACAGCGTGGGTCTGTATGGCACGTGGTATGAAAACGAGCTTGATAAATCAGGGGGTTATGTAGACACCTGGATGCTCTACAACTGGTTTGATAACACCGTCGATGGTCAGTATCAGGCAAGTGAGGCGTATAAATCCAAAGGTATCACGGCTGCGGTTGAGGCGGGTTACAGCCTGAAGGTCGGAGAAAGTCAGCAATTGACCTACTGGATCCAGCCCAAAGCGCAGGTCGTCTGGATGGATGTGCAGGCGGACGATCATCGGGAACGTTACGGTACGCAGGTCAAGGTGGATAGCACCGGTAATCTGATGACCAGTCTGGGTGCCAGAGCATACTTCAATCGTAAACCCACCGGTGAAGAAGACAGAATGGCAGGCATTCAGCCATTTGTTGAAGCGAACTGGATCCACAACTCACACAGCCCGCGAGTGACAATGGGTGAGGTGCAAAATGACGTCCAGGGAGTGAAAGACCTGGCTGAACTGAAAGTGGGTGTGGAAGGGCAACTGACTTCTCGATTGACCGTCTGGGGAAATGTCTCCGGGCAAATGGGCAGCGACAGCTATCGCAATGCGCAGGGAATGGTAGGCGTGAAATACCACTGGTAA
- a CDS encoding AraC family transcriptional regulator, whose product MKREVHQVKQHRCVVPDVEILSLYSERAFPRHSHDQFGIGVFIQGSQRSWSNIGNVHAVAGDIIMVNPGEIHDGIPASGPRGWHMLYINPDAFIKEWNADLPADDLILKPVVNDPALGLMIRQFFSQLAAGAPDTMAIEEAIMRCLMQAGQYHTLSAAQRIPYSPTVRLAKAFIDDAPEENITLTGLASLCDITRFQLIRRFSREVGITPHAYLLQSRVRLAKQLLSQGKRTVDVAMMAGFSDQSHLTRAFQKQTGITPGQYRYAVVN is encoded by the coding sequence ATGAAAAGAGAAGTTCACCAGGTTAAGCAGCACCGCTGCGTGGTACCTGATGTTGAAATCCTGTCGTTATATTCAGAGCGTGCTTTCCCGCGCCATTCACATGATCAATTCGGCATTGGGGTTTTCATCCAGGGTAGCCAACGCTCATGGAGTAATATCGGCAATGTGCACGCGGTGGCAGGGGATATCATTATGGTCAACCCCGGCGAAATTCACGACGGGATCCCAGCGTCAGGTCCCCGGGGCTGGCATATGCTCTATATCAATCCCGACGCCTTCATAAAGGAATGGAATGCTGACTTACCGGCAGACGATTTAATCCTGAAACCCGTGGTTAACGATCCTGCTCTTGGCCTGATGATTCGACAGTTTTTTAGCCAATTGGCTGCCGGCGCGCCTGACACCATGGCGATTGAAGAGGCGATCATGCGCTGTCTGATGCAGGCCGGACAGTATCACACCTTATCTGCTGCACAGCGTATTCCGTATTCTCCGACGGTACGGCTTGCCAAAGCGTTCATCGATGATGCCCCGGAAGAAAACATTACGTTGACTGGGCTCGCCAGCCTGTGCGACATCACCCGATTCCAGCTCATTCGCCGCTTTTCCCGTGAAGTGGGCATAACGCCGCATGCTTATCTTTTACAGTCCCGGGTCCGTCTGGCAAAACAACTCTTATCACAAGGCAAGAGAACGGTTGATGTTGCGATGATGGCGGGTTTTTCCGATCAGAGCCACCTCACCCGCGCGTTTCAGAAACAGACTGGCATAACGCCGGGGCAATATCGCTACGCCGTGGTTAATTAA
- a CDS encoding LysE family translocator, translating to MQIGIEFLLTSFIVIISPGTGAIYTIVMGLSRGVALSLLAAVGCNLGIIPHMLAAITGLAAIFYSSEMAFTVIKYAGVLWLLYMAWNIIKEKSTLQPDDCEVTQSGVKVILHAIFINLLNPKLSLFFLAFLPQFIQTTSTAPATDMLILSLIFMLMTLLVFMLYGAFSSFMRRKVLNHPTILSGLRILFSCGFVSLAVNLFLTQQGLG from the coding sequence ATGCAGATCGGTATCGAATTCTTATTAACCTCATTTATTGTGATTATTTCACCGGGAACGGGGGCTATTTACACTATTGTGATGGGCTTATCGCGTGGTGTGGCATTGAGTCTGCTGGCCGCCGTGGGATGTAATCTGGGGATCATTCCACACATGTTGGCCGCTATCACGGGATTAGCCGCCATATTCTACTCCAGTGAAATGGCATTCACTGTCATCAAATATGCCGGAGTCTTGTGGTTGCTGTACATGGCGTGGAATATCATAAAGGAGAAATCGACGTTACAACCCGATGATTGCGAAGTGACTCAGTCAGGCGTGAAAGTGATCCTGCATGCGATATTCATTAATCTGTTAAATCCTAAGCTGTCTCTCTTCTTTCTGGCCTTCTTACCCCAGTTTATTCAAACTACGTCAACTGCACCTGCAACGGACATGCTGATATTGAGCCTGATATTCATGTTAATGACGCTGCTCGTGTTTATGCTTTATGGTGCTTTTTCATCCTTTATGCGTCGCAAAGTACTAAACCATCCCACGATTTTGTCAGGATTACGGATCCTGTTTTCGTGTGGTTTTGTAAGTCTGGCAGTGAATTTATTTTTAACACAGCAAGGCCTGGGGTAG
- a CDS encoding RidA family protein: protein MATITRHEINEDWALAGMVEAGGFVFVSYCVGNIGQPIEAQINGAFDNLSERLSTIGLTLESVVKIDALFRDVWDIPVMEKVMKQRFNGQFPARKSIQTEFAHRGGASGMLFQLDAIACR, encoded by the coding sequence ATGGCGACAATAACCAGGCATGAAATAAATGAAGACTGGGCACTTGCCGGAATGGTTGAAGCTGGTGGGTTTGTCTTTGTGAGCTACTGTGTCGGAAATATCGGACAGCCCATTGAGGCACAAATCAATGGCGCTTTTGATAATCTGAGTGAAAGACTCAGCACTATCGGCCTGACACTGGAGTCAGTCGTGAAAATTGACGCCCTGTTTCGCGACGTGTGGGATATTCCGGTCATGGAGAAAGTCATGAAGCAACGATTCAACGGTCAATTTCCTGCCAGAAAATCCATTCAGACTGAATTTGCCCATCGCGGCGGGGCATCAGGGATGCTGTTTCAACTTGACGCCATTGCTTGCCGATAA
- a CDS encoding transcriptional regulator: MNHTRDKNPFLGDNRTHPKDMVMKLYLINGTVEFNPQTRSLKNQLTGDVVYLQQPAAICFLYLILNQGVVIKQKELVTEGWKERDVVAMPNTFYQTILTLRKALEEIGLPRNMVKTISRQGLTLSSTIVIEPLPLQNITACDSPSIKTVVSENVVCEQTPIRKSRRLSIGVVFFFVVTLINGMFIYQNRLKMPFQNFVAMPVDKKTGNDCHVYYEVTQPVTDNYATLIKKHPHFCQNNNYIFLTGYAKTGRTAAFVCNKDVRSDTEAFCSSHFFWNLSQ, encoded by the coding sequence GTGAACCATACACGTGACAAAAATCCTTTTTTGGGGGATAACAGGACGCATCCAAAGGACATGGTGATGAAATTGTATTTAATAAATGGAACGGTAGAGTTCAATCCACAGACCCGAAGCCTGAAAAATCAATTGACTGGAGATGTTGTTTATTTACAGCAGCCCGCCGCGATATGTTTCCTTTATCTGATCCTGAATCAGGGTGTGGTTATCAAGCAAAAGGAACTGGTAACCGAAGGCTGGAAAGAGCGTGACGTTGTGGCCATGCCAAATACGTTTTATCAGACTATTTTAACATTGCGTAAGGCACTGGAAGAGATAGGTTTACCCAGAAACATGGTAAAAACCATTTCCCGTCAGGGATTAACCTTGTCATCAACCATTGTGATTGAACCGCTTCCTCTCCAGAATATTACCGCTTGTGATAGTCCATCAATAAAGACGGTGGTCAGCGAAAACGTAGTATGCGAACAAACGCCAATACGAAAATCTCGCAGGTTAAGTATCGGAGTCGTATTTTTCTTTGTTGTGACGTTAATCAACGGCATGTTTATTTATCAGAATCGATTGAAAATGCCATTTCAGAATTTTGTGGCGATGCCTGTGGATAAAAAGACAGGCAACGATTGTCATGTCTATTATGAAGTGACGCAGCCAGTCACTGATAATTACGCTACGTTAATAAAAAAGCATCCGCATTTTTGCCAGAACAATAATTATATTTTTCTTACGGGCTACGCGAAAACTGGACGTACTGCGGCATTTGTCTGTAATAAAGATGTGCGGTCTGACACAGAGGCATTTTGTTCATCTCATTTTTTCTGGAACCTAAGCCAATGA
- a CDS encoding UPF0149 family protein, whose product MKTGPLNESELEWLDDVLTKYNTEHAILDVAELDGLLTAVLSSPREIEPEQWLVAVWGGAQYVPRWSSEKEMTRFMNLAFQHMADTADRLNDFPEQFEPLFGLREIEGREITIVEEWCFGYMRGVALSDWSALPDTLKPALDAIALHGTEENFEVVEKLTPEAFEESVDAIRLAALDLHAYWMAHPQETPVQVPVKAEGKVGRNDPCPCGSGKKYKQCCLH is encoded by the coding sequence ATGAAAACGGGACCGTTGAACGAAAGTGAACTGGAGTGGCTGGATGATGTACTGACCAAGTACAACACCGAGCATGCCATTCTGGACGTGGCAGAACTGGATGGGCTGCTGACGGCTGTACTCAGTTCGCCACGTGAAATTGAGCCAGAGCAGTGGCTGGTTGCCGTATGGGGTGGGGCGCAATATGTGCCGCGCTGGTCCTCTGAAAAAGAGATGACGCGCTTTATGAATCTCGCTTTCCAGCATATGGCGGACACCGCTGACCGGCTGAATGATTTCCCGGAACAGTTTGAACCGCTGTTTGGTCTGCGCGAAATTGAAGGGCGTGAGATTACCATTGTGGAAGAGTGGTGCTTTGGCTACATGCGCGGCGTCGCGCTTTCCGACTGGTCTGCGTTACCTGACACCCTGAAACCGGCCCTGGATGCTATTGCGCTGCACGGCACAGAAGAGAATTTCGAGGTGGTTGAGAAACTGACTCCGGAAGCGTTTGAAGAGAGCGTTGACGCGATTCGCCTCGCGGCGCTGGATCTCCACGCGTACTGGATGGCGCACCCGCAGGAGACGCCGGTGCAGGTACCGGTGAAAGCGGAAGGGAAGGTGGGCCGTAACGATCCGTGTCCGTGTGGAAGCGGCAAAAAATACAAGCAGTGCTGTCTGCACTAG
- the tyrP gene encoding tyrosine transporter TyrP — translation MKNRTLGSVFIVAGTTIGAGMLAMPLAAAGVGFGVTFALLIGLWALMCYTALLLLEVYQHVPADTGLGTLAKRYLGRYGQWITGFSMMFLMYALTAAYISGAGELLASSISDWSGTQMSPTTGVLLFTFVAGGVVCVGTSLVDLFNRFLFSAKIIFLVVMLALLMPHIHKVNLLTLPLEQGLALSAIPVIFTSFGFHGSVPSIVSYMEGNIRKLRWVFITGSAIPLVAYIFWQLATLGSIDSTTFMGLLANHAGLNGLLQALREVVASPHVELAVHLFADLALATSFLGVALGLFDYLADLFQRRNSASGRIQTGAITFLPPLAFALFYPRGFVMALGYAGVALAVLALIVPSLLAWQSRKQNPQAGYRVRGGRPALALVFMCGIGVIGVQFLIAAGLLPEVG, via the coding sequence GTGAAGAATAGAACTCTGGGAAGTGTTTTCATCGTGGCGGGCACCACGATTGGCGCAGGGATGCTGGCGATGCCTTTGGCAGCCGCCGGGGTCGGTTTTGGCGTCACTTTTGCGTTATTAATTGGGCTGTGGGCGTTGATGTGCTACACCGCGCTGTTGCTGCTTGAAGTGTATCAGCACGTCCCGGCGGATACCGGACTGGGCACGCTGGCAAAACGCTATCTCGGACGCTACGGTCAGTGGATAACCGGCTTCAGTATGATGTTCCTGATGTACGCGCTGACGGCAGCCTATATCAGCGGCGCGGGGGAATTGCTCGCCTCCAGTATCAGCGACTGGAGCGGGACGCAGATGTCGCCCACCACAGGCGTCCTGCTGTTCACCTTTGTTGCCGGCGGCGTCGTCTGTGTGGGTACCTCGCTGGTCGATCTGTTTAACCGTTTTCTGTTCAGCGCCAAGATCATCTTCCTGGTGGTGATGCTGGCGCTGCTGATGCCGCACATTCATAAAGTCAATCTCCTGACTCTGCCGCTTGAGCAGGGGCTGGCGCTTTCAGCTATCCCGGTCATCTTTACCTCTTTTGGCTTTCACGGCAGCGTTCCCAGCATCGTGAGCTACATGGAAGGTAATATTCGCAAACTACGTTGGGTGTTTATCACCGGCAGCGCGATTCCGTTAGTGGCCTATATTTTCTGGCAGTTGGCGACGCTGGGCAGTATCGATTCCACAACATTTATGGGACTGCTGGCAAATCATGCCGGTCTGAACGGTTTGCTCCAGGCGCTGCGGGAAGTTGTTGCCTCGCCGCACGTTGAACTGGCGGTGCATCTCTTTGCTGACTTAGCACTGGCGACCTCCTTCCTCGGCGTCGCGCTGGGGCTGTTCGATTATCTGGCCGATCTGTTTCAGCGCCGTAATTCGGCGTCTGGCCGGATACAAACGGGTGCGATCACCTTTCTGCCGCCGCTGGCCTTCGCCCTCTTCTATCCGCGAGGTTTTGTGATGGCGCTGGGCTATGCCGGCGTCGCACTGGCGGTACTGGCGCTGATCGTTCCTTCACTGTTGGCATGGCAAAGTCGCAAACAGAATCCGCAGGCGGGCTACCGCGTGCGGGGCGGACGTCCCGCCTTAGCACTGGTGTTTATGTGTGGCATTGGGGTGATTGGCGTGCAGTTTTTGATAGCCGCGGGACTACTGCCCGAAGTGGGATAA
- a CDS encoding DUF2492 family protein, whose amino-acid sequence MDSVHGHEVLNMMIESGEQYSTASLEAAIKTRFGETARFHTCSASDMTARELVAFLAAKGKFIAQDDGFSTHESKICRH is encoded by the coding sequence ATGGATTCTGTACACGGTCACGAAGTGCTGAATATGATGATTGAGTCAGGCGAGCAATATTCTACGGCAAGCCTGGAAGCAGCGATTAAGACCCGGTTTGGTGAAACGGCGCGTTTTCATACCTGCTCAGCATCGGACATGACGGCGAGAGAACTGGTGGCATTTCTGGCGGCGAAAGGGAAGTTTATTGCTCAGGATGACGGTTTCTCTACGCATGAAAGCAAGATCTGCCGTCATTAA
- the ftnA gene encoding non-heme ferritin, whose product MLKTEMIDKLNEQMNLELYSSLLYQQMSAWCSYHSFEGAAAFLRRHAQEEMTHMQRLFDYLTDTGSLPRINTVSSPFAEYGSLDELFRVTYEHEQLITQKINELAHAAMTSQDYPTFNFLQWYVAEQHEEEKLFKSVIDKLTLAGKSGEGLYFIDKELSTLDTAN is encoded by the coding sequence ATGCTGAAAACAGAAATGATCGACAAACTGAATGAGCAAATGAACCTGGAATTATATTCCTCCCTGCTCTATCAGCAGATGAGTGCCTGGTGCAGCTACCACAGCTTTGAAGGGGCCGCCGCGTTCCTGCGTCGCCACGCACAGGAAGAGATGACCCACATGCAGCGCCTGTTCGACTATCTGACCGATACCGGCAGCCTGCCACGCATTAATACCGTCTCATCACCTTTTGCTGAATATGGATCGCTGGACGAATTATTCCGCGTGACCTACGAACACGAACAGTTGATCACCCAGAAAATTAACGAGCTGGCGCATGCGGCCATGACCAGCCAGGACTATCCGACCTTTAATTTCCTGCAATGGTATGTTGCCGAACAGCATGAAGAAGAAAAATTGTTTAAATCGGTGATTGATAAATTAACGCTGGCAGGGAAAAGCGGCGAAGGTTTGTATTTTATTGATAAAGAGCTGTCGACGCTCGATACCGCAAATTAA